The proteins below come from a single Stomoxys calcitrans chromosome 1, idStoCalc2.1, whole genome shotgun sequence genomic window:
- the LOC106088633 gene encoding uncharacterized protein LOC106088633 yields MSLINEEQKLTNLFDGTEWNLYDSKILDLSAGAPDPDLLQHCVDIFRQATEHSLHPDKKSNSSLLFQYGPKSGLYEVRLQIAKYFTHMYGSEVKCEDLFITCGATQGLNVILSTLVDLNGYIFVDEITYMSALDVIRQFSSMHIIPIKLSEDGTDLEDLEKHLKEYVYKAQKKQFWGMYYTIPIFHNPTGVLFSPTTCKGLIKLARKYDILITCDDVYNILNYNDENCTKRLLSYDNKRDKDYRGHVVSNGSFSKIISPGIRLGWFEVPRRIKDILECSGIIDSAGCLNNYTSGIVASLFELGLAQTHINRMYETYKERMLATLSTLKKELPVGCKMSHPEGGQFIWITLEKGCSASEFLKVCMEEERIFFLIGTVFTVIPERASNCFRLSIAFYNTDKLEEAVKRMCRCLRKYLKNTKNEIVLNRGGTKIG; encoded by the coding sequence ATGTCGTTGATAAATGAAGAACAGAAATTGACTAACCTCTTCGACGGCACAGAATGGAATTTATACGATTCAAAGATCCTAGACTTGAGTGCTGGTGCCCCGGATCCTGATTTGCTGCAACACTGTGTAGATATATTTCGCCAGGCTACCGAACACAGTCTTCACCCTGATAAGAAGAGTAATTCATCGCTATTATTTCAGTACGGCCCAAAATCGGGGTTGTATGAAGTTAGGCTTCAGATTGCGAAATATTTTACGCACATGTATGGGAGTGAAGTAAAGTGTGAGGATCTCTTTATTACGTGTGGGGCAACGCAAGGGCTAAATGTAATTTTATCTACACTAGTCGACTTAAATGGATACATATTTGTGGATGAGATCACGTATATGTCAGCTTTGGATGTCATAAGACAATTCAGCTCAATGCACATTATACCAATTAAGTTAAGTGAGGATGGCACTGACTTGGAGGATTTGGAGAAACATTTGAAAGAATACGTCTATAAAGCACAgaaaaaacaattttggggCATGTATTACACCATACCTATCTTCCACAATCCAACAGGTGTACTATTTTCACCGACTACTTGCAAAGGTTTAATAAAATTGGCCCGAAAATATGATATTCTTATAACATGCGATGATGTCTATAACATATTGAATTACAACGACGAAAATTGCACAAAACGCCTGCTGTCGTACGACAACAAACGTGACAAGGACTATAGGGGCCATGTTGTATCTAATGGAAGCTTCTCCAAAATCATTAGTCCTGGCATACGTTTGGGCTGGTTTGAAGTTCCTCGAAGaataaaagatattttggaGTGTAGCGGTATTATTGACAGTGCTGGATGTTTAAACAATTACACTTCGGGCATAGTGGCCAGTTTATTTGAGTTGGGTTTAGCACAGACACATATAAACCGTATGTATGAAACCTACAAAGAACGTATGTTGGCTACATTATCTACTCTGAAAAAGGAACTGCCAGTTGGTTGTAAGATGTCTCACCCAGAAGGTGGGCAGTTCATTTGGATTACATTAGAGAAGGGATGTAGTGCTTCAGAGTTTCTTAAAGTTTGCATGGAAGAAGAGCGGATTTTTTTCCTTATTGGAACTGTATTTACAGTCATACCCGAAAGGGCTTCAAACTGTTTCAGGTTGTCTATTGCTTTCTATAATACAGATAAGTTAGAAGAAGCTGTCAAAAGGATGTGTCGATGCTTGAGGAAGTatttgaaaaatacaaaaaatgaaattgtacTTAATAGAGGTGGGACTAAAATTGGTTGA